Proteins encoded together in one Thermomonospora curvata DSM 43183 window:
- a CDS encoding ATP-binding cassette domain-containing protein codes for MIADCSAIVARGMGVRRAGRWLLRPADFDVTGGVIGMAGPPGTGKSTLLATFATLRRHHAGTLGILGHEIRSARDARAIRSRIGYLPADFWWTQGFTVAEFVAYSAYYRRVPASAGPAMLRRLELADVAEVEVALLPPEARLRAGLAAVCVHEPDLVLLDEPLTGLTGGEADALTALLGTVAPTVVVTARRVEELAGWCDRVLVLSRGRLTEHTAASPVPAEEGPARPAPAEPAGRAVQPVLERPIRPAPLIVGSGACV; via the coding sequence TGGCTGCTGCGCCCGGCGGACTTCGACGTCACCGGGGGCGTGATCGGCATGGCCGGTCCGCCGGGCACCGGCAAGTCCACCCTGCTGGCCACGTTCGCAACGCTGCGCCGGCACCATGCCGGCACACTGGGAATTCTCGGCCACGAGATTCGGAGCGCGCGCGATGCGCGCGCCATACGGTCCCGGATCGGTTATCTGCCGGCCGATTTTTGGTGGACGCAGGGATTCACCGTGGCCGAATTCGTCGCCTATTCCGCCTATTACCGGCGGGTTCCGGCCAGTGCCGGGCCGGCGATGCTGCGGCGGCTGGAACTGGCCGACGTGGCCGAAGTGGAGGTGGCGCTGCTGCCGCCGGAGGCGCGGCTGCGCGCCGGGCTGGCCGCGGTCTGCGTGCACGAACCCGATCTGGTGCTGCTGGATGAGCCGCTGACCGGGCTGACCGGCGGGGAGGCCGACGCGCTGACCGCGCTGCTGGGCACGGTGGCGCCCACCGTGGTGGTCACCGCCCGCCGCGTCGAGGAGCTGGCCGGCTGGTGCGACCGGGTGCTGGTGCTCAGCCGCGGCCGGCTCACCGAGCACACCGCCGCCTCCCCCGTCCCGGCCGAAGAGGGTCCCGCCCGCCCCGCACCGGCCGAGCCCGCCGGGCGGGCCGTCCAGCCCGTCTTGGAGCGGCCCATCCGGCCCGCTCCGCTGATCGTGGGCAGCGGCGCCTGTGTCTGA